The Polycladomyces subterraneus genome has a segment encoding these proteins:
- a CDS encoding TetR/AcrR family transcriptional regulator: MNKEHQTAVRQHILESTFRCLAENGSSSLSVRKIAQEADITLSLVHYYFPNKEELLVAAASYTLEKQLASIREELHSIATVTDRIKKIMSIVREQFTDTPWRKVYFDLLSMASWSPRMAQEVKKMQDDLIERIVNLCTNSFTDRMVKRAFVRTLLAILNGLALQVLNGAPEEEIKTAFGMAERAILSLLPQSD; the protein is encoded by the coding sequence TTGAACAAAGAACACCAAACTGCTGTGCGCCAACACATTCTGGAATCCACCTTTCGTTGTTTGGCGGAAAATGGATCTTCTTCTTTATCTGTCCGCAAAATTGCTCAAGAAGCAGACATCACCTTAAGTCTTGTGCATTATTATTTTCCCAATAAAGAAGAGTTGTTAGTTGCCGCAGCTTCGTATACCTTGGAAAAACAATTGGCCTCCATTCGAGAGGAGCTTCATTCAATCGCAACTGTTACAGATCGAATCAAAAAAATCATGTCCATCGTTCGTGAACAATTTACGGATACACCTTGGCGCAAAGTTTATTTTGACCTATTGTCCATGGCCTCATGGTCTCCCCGCATGGCGCAGGAAGTAAAAAAAATGCAAGATGATTTGATCGAACGCATCGTCAATCTCTGTACCAACAGTTTCACCGATCGTATGGTAAAGCGGGCATTTGTCAGGACTCTGTTAGCTATTTTGAATGGTTTGGCCCTTCAGGTGTTAAATGGCGCTCCTGAAGAAGAAATCAAAACCGCTTTTGGCATGGCCGAACGTGCGATACTATCCCTGCTTCCTCAATCCGATTGA